A region from the Candidatus Hydrogenedentota bacterium genome encodes:
- a CDS encoding O-acetylhomoserine aminocarboxypropyltransferase/cysteine synthase, which produces MESQQFRPGTLALHAGQVSDPATGARAVPIYQTTSYVFNDADHAARLFALQEFGNIYSRIMNPTVDVFEKRVAALEGGVGALGLSSGSAAITIACMNICRAGQNIVSSQTLYGGTYNLFAHTFKDFGIEVRFVDASDPASFARAIDDKTRFLFVESIGNPANDVADFEVVAKVAHDHGIPLMVDNTVTSPILFRPFDFGADIVVHSATKVIGGHGTSIGGVIVDSGKFDWNNGKFPELTEPSESYHGMRFYDAFKGIGNISYIIKARVTLLRDMGPCMSPFNAFLFLQGLETLHLRVPRHCENALKVAQFLEKHKAVTWVNYPGLPSHKDHAHALKYLPKGQGAILGFGVKGGRDAARTFISSCKLASHLANILDAKTLVIHPASTTHQQLSPEEQLAAGVTPDYVRVSVGIEDIEDILADLDQALAASQQ; this is translated from the coding sequence GTGGAATCTCAGCAGTTCAGACCGGGTACGCTTGCGTTGCACGCCGGCCAGGTTTCCGACCCGGCGACAGGGGCGCGGGCGGTGCCCATATACCAGACCACCTCGTACGTCTTTAACGATGCGGACCATGCGGCCCGCCTCTTCGCGCTCCAGGAGTTCGGAAACATCTATTCGCGGATCATGAACCCCACTGTGGATGTCTTCGAGAAGCGGGTGGCGGCGCTGGAAGGCGGCGTCGGCGCGCTTGGGCTCTCCTCGGGTTCCGCGGCTATCACAATCGCCTGCATGAACATTTGCAGGGCGGGTCAGAACATCGTTTCGTCGCAGACGCTCTACGGAGGCACATACAACCTGTTCGCGCACACCTTCAAGGATTTCGGCATCGAGGTGCGCTTCGTGGACGCATCGGACCCGGCGAGTTTTGCGCGCGCCATCGACGACAAGACGCGCTTCCTCTTCGTCGAGAGCATCGGCAATCCCGCGAACGACGTGGCCGATTTCGAGGTTGTCGCCAAGGTCGCGCACGACCATGGCATTCCGCTCATGGTCGATAACACGGTGACCTCCCCCATCCTCTTCCGGCCCTTCGATTTCGGGGCGGACATCGTCGTGCACTCGGCGACCAAGGTCATTGGCGGTCACGGCACCTCCATAGGCGGCGTCATCGTCGACAGCGGCAAGTTCGACTGGAACAACGGCAAGTTCCCCGAACTCACCGAGCCAAGCGAGAGTTACCACGGCATGCGCTTCTACGACGCCTTCAAGGGCATTGGGAACATCAGTTACATCATCAAGGCGCGCGTCACGTTGCTGCGCGACATGGGCCCGTGCATGTCGCCTTTCAACGCGTTTCTCTTCCTTCAGGGGCTGGAAACACTGCATCTGCGCGTGCCGCGCCACTGCGAAAACGCGCTGAAGGTTGCGCAGTTTCTGGAAAAGCACAAGGCGGTCACGTGGGTCAATTACCCCGGTCTGCCAAGTCACAAGGACCATGCGCACGCCTTGAAATACCTGCCGAAGGGTCAGGGCGCCATCCTCGGGTTCGGTGTCAAGGGCGGCCGCGACGCTGCGCGCACGTTCATCAGCTCGTGCAAGCTGGCATCGCACCTGGCGAACATCCTCGACGCGAAGACACTGGTCATCCACCCGGCAAGCACGACCCACCAACAGCTCAGCCCGGAAGAACAGCTGGCGGCTGGCGTGACGCCGGATTACGTGCGCGTCTCGGTCGGCATCGAGGACATCGAGGACATCCTGGCGGACTTGGACCAGGCCCTGGCGGCGTCACAGCAGTAG
- a CDS encoding glycosyltransferase family 39 protein, which translates to MLAALVALGAGLRLWGLDRESAYSDEVASLQHLDAPTLSEFLRRERISDPPMTPLYFTLEYGWARMTGGSLVAMRLLSVALGVACIPLLFVLARVFYGTLGGLTAAGLFSVSLTQTYYAQEVRPYALILALALISALSLWRAAHGGRAGWLVSVAANVALMWTHLFTVLLPLAQGCYLAVDAWRNRRPMRVVWWVLAHVPSLLLLALWVRSIDRAGLEVAAAWRHGIVHSYLQPLGDLLQFGGAGVPRFRDLPAIGGINVGSIVWRFYAGVLALNLFLTAWHWRTASAHAEKSDILDRSCFLWTWLLAPSAALFLFSALAYACHSSRYVLYGAIPFFVLAGGTAVLVRRRVFQALLLLALLAVNALALHAYPR; encoded by the coding sequence GTGTTGGCCGCCCTTGTGGCGCTGGGCGCCGGGTTGCGTCTGTGGGGACTTGACCGGGAATCGGCCTATTCGGACGAGGTTGCGAGCTTGCAGCATCTGGACGCGCCCACGCTGTCCGAATTCCTGCGGCGCGAGCGTATTTCCGACCCGCCGATGACACCGCTGTATTTCACCCTGGAATACGGATGGGCTCGCATGACCGGTGGTTCCTTGGTCGCCATGCGGTTGCTGTCGGTGGCGCTGGGAGTGGCGTGCATCCCGCTGTTGTTCGTGCTCGCGCGTGTATTCTACGGGACGCTGGGCGGGCTGACGGCGGCAGGCCTGTTCTCGGTATCGCTTACCCAGACGTACTACGCGCAGGAAGTGCGGCCCTATGCGCTGATTCTCGCGCTGGCCCTGATATCGGCGCTGAGTCTCTGGCGCGCCGCGCATGGAGGCCGGGCAGGGTGGCTCGTGAGCGTTGCCGCCAACGTGGCGCTGATGTGGACGCATCTTTTCACGGTGCTGCTCCCGTTGGCGCAGGGGTGCTACCTCGCCGTGGATGCCTGGCGCAATCGCCGGCCGATGCGTGTGGTCTGGTGGGTCTTGGCGCATGTGCCCAGCCTGTTGTTGCTCGCGCTGTGGGTGCGTTCAATCGACCGTGCAGGCCTCGAGGTGGCGGCGGCGTGGCGACACGGGATCGTCCACAGCTATCTGCAACCGTTGGGCGACCTGCTGCAGTTTGGGGGCGCGGGCGTGCCGCGGTTTCGCGACCTCCCGGCGATAGGCGGCATAAATGTGGGGAGCATCGTATGGCGGTTCTATGCGGGCGTGCTGGCGCTGAATCTGTTTCTTACCGCATGGCATTGGCGAACGGCATCTGCGCATGCGGAAAAATCCGATATCCTGGACCGGTCGTGTTTCCTCTGGACTTGGCTGCTGGCGCCGAGTGCGGCGCTGTTCCTGTTTTCCGCGCTGGCTTATGCGTGCCATTCCTCGAGATATGTGCTGTACGGGGCGATCCCGTTCTTCGTTCTCGCCGGGGGAACGGCCGTGCTGGTGCGGCGGCGTGTCTTTCAGGCGCTGCTGCTGTTGGCGCTGCTGGCCGTGAACGCGCTGGCCCTGCACGCATATCCGCGC
- a CDS encoding homoserine O-acetyltransferase: protein MPEKSSVGIVETQYFTFAEPPNEMVLEGGQKLGPITLAYETYGQLNAERTNAVLIVHALSGDAHVAGIHRADDRKTGWWDAMVGPGKGFDTNKYFVICSNVVGGCMGSTGPSSVNPATGEPYGLSFPIITVGDMVQAQRELVRHLGIERLLCVAGGSLGGMQSLEWATRYPEMVRSTIPIATTHFSGAQQIAFDAVGRNAIMGDPKFRNGGYYDAEMPAQGLSIARMLAHITYLSDASMRTKFGRRLRHRDRLSYDFQSEFSVETYLDYQGEQFVNRFDPNTYLYITKAMDYFDIAARYGSLDEAMRRVQSRMLILSFSSDWLYPPYQSEEIVYALARQEKDVSYCCVQTDAGHDAFLLEFEVLAKLVAGFLENTLHPEKAGAPVLDETSETDLGPPPAAASNIYEGHRVDYEMICNLVDEGSRVLDIGCGDGALLCDLMRKKQVKGVGIELIQGNVISCVRRGVSVIQADIDEGLGALPDHSFDWVILSMTLQVIEKPELVIREMLRIGRKCIISFPNFSHWKVRAKAFLNGRAPVTRSLPYAWYDSPNRHVLSIRDFRVFCAERNIRMEKEVALSNRGVWRFWPNLLADEALCVISAGDT, encoded by the coding sequence ATGCCGGAAAAGTCTTCCGTAGGCATAGTCGAGACTCAGTACTTCACCTTCGCGGAACCGCCCAATGAGATGGTTCTTGAAGGAGGGCAGAAGCTCGGACCGATCACGCTTGCCTACGAGACGTACGGCCAACTGAACGCGGAGCGCACCAACGCGGTCCTTATTGTCCATGCGCTATCGGGCGACGCCCACGTTGCGGGCATTCACCGCGCAGACGACCGCAAGACCGGCTGGTGGGACGCGATGGTCGGCCCAGGCAAAGGCTTCGATACAAACAAATACTTCGTGATCTGCTCGAACGTGGTCGGCGGATGCATGGGGTCGACAGGGCCGTCCTCGGTCAACCCCGCCACCGGCGAGCCCTATGGCCTGAGTTTCCCCATCATCACGGTCGGCGACATGGTCCAAGCGCAGCGTGAGTTGGTCCGCCATCTGGGCATCGAGCGGCTGCTGTGCGTTGCAGGCGGGTCCCTGGGCGGCATGCAGTCGCTCGAATGGGCCACACGCTACCCCGAGATGGTGCGCAGCACCATCCCCATCGCAACGACCCATTTCAGCGGCGCGCAGCAGATTGCCTTCGACGCCGTGGGCCGCAACGCCATCATGGGCGACCCCAAATTCCGCAATGGCGGCTACTACGACGCCGAGATGCCCGCGCAGGGGCTCTCGATTGCGCGGATGCTCGCCCACATCACCTATCTGTCCGACGCGTCGATGCGCACGAAGTTCGGCAGGCGCCTGCGTCATCGCGACCGGCTCAGCTACGATTTTCAGAGCGAATTCTCCGTCGAGACGTACCTCGACTACCAGGGCGAACAATTCGTGAACCGGTTCGACCCGAACACGTACCTGTACATCACGAAGGCCATGGACTACTTCGACATCGCGGCCCGGTACGGCAGCCTCGACGAGGCCATGAGGCGGGTTCAGAGCCGCATGCTGATACTGTCCTTCTCTTCCGACTGGCTATATCCGCCCTACCAGTCGGAAGAAATTGTCTACGCCCTCGCGCGACAGGAGAAGGATGTCTCGTACTGCTGCGTCCAAACCGACGCCGGCCATGACGCGTTCCTGCTCGAATTCGAAGTGCTCGCCAAACTCGTCGCGGGCTTTCTCGAAAACACCCTGCATCCGGAGAAGGCGGGAGCGCCCGTTCTTGATGAAACGTCCGAAACCGACCTCGGGCCGCCCCCGGCGGCGGCGTCCAACATCTACGAAGGACACCGCGTCGACTACGAGATGATCTGCAATCTGGTCGACGAGGGCAGCCGTGTCCTCGACATCGGCTGCGGCGACGGGGCGCTGCTCTGCGATCTTATGAGAAAGAAACAGGTGAAGGGCGTGGGTATCGAGTTGATCCAGGGCAACGTCATTTCCTGCGTGCGGCGCGGCGTCTCGGTCATTCAGGCGGACATCGACGAGGGCCTCGGAGCGCTGCCCGACCACAGCTTCGACTGGGTCATCCTCAGCATGACGCTCCAGGTCATCGAGAAACCCGAACTCGTCATCCGCGAAATGCTGCGCATCGGGCGCAAGTGCATCATCAGTTTCCCCAACTTCTCGCACTGGAAGGTCCGGGCGAAAGCGTTCCTCAACGGGCGCGCGCCCGTCACGCGAAGCCTGCCCTACGCATGGTACGACTCGCCCAACCGGCACGTATTATCGATCCGCGATTTCCGCGTCTTCTGCGCCGAGCGCAACATCCGCATGGAGAAGGAAGTCGCGCTGAGCAACCGCGGCGTCTGGCGTTTTTGGCCGAACCTCCTTGCCGACGAGGCCCTGTGCGTCATCTCCGCCGGCGACACATGA
- a CDS encoding ABC-F family ATP-binding cassette domain-containing protein produces the protein MATKAPTPAVLSLQEVVKSFGAQPVLDHVSFTLHEGDRIGLIGRNGSGKSTLLRLMAGLEEPDTGVVTRMQGLRVALLSQACALPRDMRVGEALECAHAELRQVHNAYRALAEEIAHTPPGTVRYRELETQSERLHHALDIAGAWHPGIDLKRISQALRMPAPERRVGDLSGGEMRRVDLATRLLSHPDVLLLDEPTNHIDTASAAWIERFLEEYAGTCVLVTHDRYFLDRIVTRIVEIEFGRLLSFPGAYADFLEYKAGVEEVRENTERNRRTLLRNELAWMRRGAQARTTKQKARIQRCEVLQQQGPAARHREFAFEIPAPARLSKTILVARNVAHGYGDTVLFRDFNLILQYGMRIGVIGENGCGKTTLLRVLMGLEEARKGQVIRGDTTEFLYVDQTHEEVNPAHSVLQFVSDGQRYWDVGSRRIYVPAYLEKFLFDKAAVDVPMGNLSGGERNRLDLARKLLRGGNFLVLDEPTNDLDLYTLRVLEEAILDFDGCALIVSHDRYFLNRVCTHLLLFEPGGHIVHITGNYDDYLLYCERKNAETTPKRGEKRPEPVRVAQTGARRLTYLEKKELDCMEAAILDAETELHALQARLGDPAFYQRAPEEIRGTLASMDAAKARIDALYARWEDLESRS, from the coding sequence ATGGCAACAAAGGCCCCGACTCCCGCCGTGCTCAGCCTGCAAGAGGTCGTCAAGAGCTTTGGCGCGCAGCCCGTGCTCGACCACGTTTCCTTTACCCTGCACGAAGGCGACCGGATTGGCCTTATCGGGCGTAACGGGAGCGGGAAGTCCACGCTGCTGCGTCTGATGGCCGGCCTGGAGGAACCGGACACGGGCGTGGTCACGCGCATGCAGGGCCTTCGTGTCGCCCTCTTGTCGCAGGCTTGCGCATTACCACGCGATATGCGCGTCGGCGAAGCGCTTGAATGCGCGCACGCGGAACTGCGCCAGGTCCACAACGCGTACCGCGCGCTGGCCGAAGAGATTGCGCATACGCCTCCGGGCACTGTCCGCTACCGGGAGCTCGAAACGCAGAGCGAACGCCTTCACCATGCCCTGGACATCGCCGGCGCGTGGCACCCCGGGATCGATCTGAAGCGCATTTCCCAGGCCTTGCGCATGCCCGCGCCGGAACGGCGTGTCGGCGACTTGTCTGGCGGCGAGATGCGGCGCGTCGACTTGGCCACCCGGCTACTGTCGCATCCGGACGTGCTGCTGCTCGACGAGCCGACGAATCACATCGACACGGCAAGTGCCGCCTGGATTGAGCGGTTTCTTGAAGAATACGCGGGCACCTGCGTGCTGGTTACGCACGACCGCTATTTCCTGGACCGCATAGTCACGCGCATCGTCGAAATCGAGTTCGGGCGCCTGCTTTCATTCCCGGGGGCATATGCGGATTTTCTTGAATACAAGGCGGGTGTGGAGGAGGTGCGCGAGAATACAGAGCGGAACCGCCGCACCCTGCTGCGCAACGAACTTGCCTGGATGCGCCGCGGCGCGCAGGCGCGTACGACGAAGCAAAAGGCGCGCATACAGCGCTGCGAGGTACTCCAGCAACAGGGGCCGGCTGCCCGGCATCGCGAATTCGCCTTTGAGATCCCCGCGCCGGCGCGCTTGAGCAAGACCATACTGGTCGCCCGCAACGTGGCGCACGGCTACGGGGACACCGTGTTGTTCCGGGACTTCAACCTCATCTTGCAGTACGGCATGCGCATTGGCGTCATCGGCGAAAACGGCTGCGGCAAGACAACGTTGCTGCGCGTGCTGATGGGCTTGGAAGAAGCGCGGAAGGGACAGGTTATCCGCGGCGACACCACGGAATTCCTGTATGTGGACCAGACACACGAAGAGGTCAACCCTGCGCATTCCGTGCTGCAGTTTGTGTCGGACGGACAGCGCTATTGGGATGTCGGGTCGCGGCGCATCTATGTCCCTGCGTACCTTGAGAAGTTCCTCTTTGACAAGGCGGCCGTCGATGTGCCGATGGGCAACCTGTCCGGCGGCGAGCGGAACAGGCTCGACCTCGCGCGAAAACTGCTGCGCGGCGGCAACTTTCTTGTCCTCGACGAGCCCACGAACGACCTGGACCTGTATACGCTGCGCGTTCTGGAGGAGGCCATCCTCGACTTTGACGGCTGTGCGCTCATCGTCAGCCATGACCGGTATTTTTTGAACCGCGTCTGCACGCACCTGCTCCTGTTCGAACCCGGCGGCCATATCGTTCACATCACGGGCAATTATGACGATTACCTGCTCTATTGCGAGCGAAAAAACGCGGAAACCACACCGAAACGGGGCGAAAAGCGGCCGGAACCGGTCCGCGTCGCGCAAACCGGCGCGCGGCGCCTGACCTATCTCGAGAAGAAGGAACTGGACTGCATGGAAGCAGCGATTCTCGACGCGGAGACGGAACTGCATGCACTGCAGGCGCGGCTCGGCGACCCGGCCTTCTACCAGCGGGCCCCGGAGGAAATCCGCGGCACGCTTGCCTCCATGGACGCGGCCAAGGCCCGTATTGATGCGCTCTATGCGCGCTGGGAAGATCTCGAGTCCCGCAGTTGA
- a CDS encoding CDGSH iron-sulfur domain-containing protein, protein MSKPEIAGRRPMVLDLAPGEYWWCACGRSGNQPWCDGSHAGTDFHPVKIVLEEEKRCALCLCKHTKNAPHCDGTHKTL, encoded by the coding sequence ATGTCCAAACCGGAGATTGCAGGACGCAGGCCGATGGTGCTCGACTTGGCGCCGGGCGAATACTGGTGGTGCGCCTGCGGGCGATCGGGCAATCAGCCGTGGTGCGACGGGTCGCACGCAGGAACGGACTTCCATCCGGTCAAGATCGTCCTGGAAGAGGAGAAGCGGTGCGCCCTTTGCCTGTGCAAACACACCAAGAATGCGCCACACTGCGACGGCACGCACAAAACACTCTGA